The following are encoded in a window of Pseudoalteromonas tetraodonis genomic DNA:
- a CDS encoding cyclic-phosphate processing receiver domain-containing protein → MNVYLDDERETPAGWLRAYWPSEVIKLLKTGKVKLLSLDHDLGNDNKGTGYDVLLWIEQAVFIDGFVPPTIAVHSANSSARIKMERAITQINLLAKNQKGSKRCDGEW, encoded by the coding sequence ATGAATGTATATTTAGATGATGAAAGAGAAACACCAGCCGGTTGGTTAAGAGCCTATTGGCCTAGTGAAGTGATTAAACTTTTGAAGACTGGTAAAGTAAAGCTGCTTAGCCTTGACCATGATTTAGGGAATGATAATAAAGGCACTGGCTATGACGTTTTACTTTGGATTGAGCAGGCAGTGTTTATTGATGGCTTTGTACCGCCAACAATAGCCGTTCACTCAGCCAATAGCTCAGCACGAATTAAAATGGAACGCGCAATTACACAAATTAATTTACTGGCTAAAAATCAAAAGGGTTCTAAACGCTGTGATGGCGAGTGGTGA
- a CDS encoding bifunctional diguanylate cyclase/phosphodiesterase, with protein sequence MAPNKTNNIPTHQYVTNDPLHQLFDAVDSISVQGYDEQRRVIYWNKGSELLYGYTHQEAIGKKLENLIIPAPMREPAIKAHSNWIKYDIEIPASELILRHKNGNDVAVFSSHVMFTNQYNTKQMYCIDIDLSEVHKAQAEAVFNATMLKTLFEAIPDLFFVLEQNGTITDYHANNKNDLYISPNQFIGKKMVDVLPEKIAQKFQVHIEKTIAQDSMVSFEYELSMPEGVIYFEARLRLLPKTNQIMVIIRDISELHRSAELIRHQAHFDSLTDLPNRFLSLDRLSQILLEAQKSHEKAAVFFLDLDDFKKVNDSLGHEVGDKLLIAAAARLQQTLKKNDTIGRLGGDEFIVLISNLNDESDALAIAERLLQAFKKPFKLVGRDLILTLSIGIAISPKDGTCASVLLRNADTAMYQAKTMGRNTFSFFTPQMNVAMRRRFEIEEQMHGALERNEFELYYQPQIDVKTNTIVGAEALLRWHNIVLGEITPDEFIPIAEQTGLIAPIGVFVLQQALRFLNEWQSINKQNYTMAINLSPRQFRDPELVNIIKHTLHKNSINNECLELEITEGVLMNSQASIHDALLQIDELGIKLSMDDFGTGYSSLSYLREYPFDVLKIDRSFITGITDNKADCNLVKAAIAMSHSLEIKVVAEGVETKEQLDLLNELNCDIAQGFYLSKPLPAAKLLNFSLRYLKAL encoded by the coding sequence ATGGCTCCCAATAAAACTAATAATATACCGACTCATCAATATGTTACAAATGACCCGTTGCACCAGCTTTTTGATGCTGTCGATTCTATCTCAGTACAAGGTTACGATGAGCAAAGACGTGTTATTTATTGGAACAAAGGCAGTGAATTGCTTTATGGGTATACACACCAAGAAGCCATTGGCAAAAAACTCGAAAATTTAATTATACCCGCACCAATGCGAGAGCCCGCTATTAAAGCGCATAGTAATTGGATTAAGTATGATATTGAAATTCCCGCATCAGAACTCATACTCAGACATAAAAATGGCAATGATGTAGCCGTATTTTCAAGCCATGTTATGTTTACCAATCAGTACAATACCAAACAAATGTACTGTATTGATATTGATCTGTCTGAGGTTCACAAAGCACAAGCAGAAGCCGTATTTAATGCCACCATGCTCAAAACTTTATTTGAGGCAATTCCTGATTTATTTTTTGTACTAGAGCAAAATGGCACTATTACTGACTACCATGCAAACAATAAAAACGATTTATATATTTCACCTAACCAGTTTATTGGTAAAAAAATGGTGGATGTATTACCTGAAAAAATAGCGCAAAAGTTTCAGGTTCATATAGAAAAAACGATAGCACAAGACAGTATGGTCAGTTTTGAATACGAATTAAGCATGCCTGAAGGCGTAATTTATTTCGAAGCGAGATTGCGTTTATTGCCCAAAACAAACCAAATTATGGTGATTATTCGTGATATTAGCGAACTACACCGCTCCGCTGAACTAATTCGCCATCAGGCCCACTTTGATAGTTTAACCGATTTGCCTAATCGCTTTTTATCTCTAGACCGCTTATCACAAATATTACTGGAAGCACAAAAGAGCCACGAAAAAGCCGCCGTGTTCTTTTTAGATCTTGATGACTTTAAAAAAGTAAATGACTCTTTAGGCCATGAAGTGGGGGATAAATTATTAATTGCGGCAGCAGCAAGATTACAGCAAACACTTAAAAAAAATGACACAATAGGCCGATTGGGCGGCGATGAGTTTATTGTTTTAATATCCAATTTAAATGATGAAAGCGATGCTTTAGCGATTGCTGAGCGGTTACTTCAAGCATTTAAGAAACCATTTAAACTTGTAGGCAGAGACTTAATACTGACATTAAGTATTGGTATTGCTATTTCCCCTAAGGATGGCACCTGCGCCTCGGTGTTGTTACGAAATGCCGACACCGCTATGTACCAAGCAAAAACCATGGGGCGAAACACGTTCTCTTTTTTCACCCCACAAATGAACGTCGCCATGCGCCGCCGCTTTGAAATAGAAGAGCAAATGCATGGTGCACTAGAGCGTAATGAATTTGAGCTTTATTACCAACCACAAATAGATGTAAAAACAAACACTATCGTTGGCGCTGAAGCTTTGCTTCGTTGGCATAATATAGTGTTAGGGGAAATCACCCCAGATGAGTTTATCCCAATTGCAGAGCAAACCGGCTTAATTGCGCCTATTGGTGTATTTGTTCTTCAACAAGCCTTACGCTTTTTAAATGAATGGCAATCAATTAACAAGCAAAACTATACCATGGCGATTAATTTATCACCGCGCCAATTCAGAGATCCGGAACTGGTCAATATAATTAAACACACTCTGCATAAAAATAGTATTAATAATGAATGTTTAGAGCTGGAAATTACCGAAGGGGTGCTGATGAATAGCCAAGCGTCAATTCATGATGCCTTATTGCAAATTGATGAGCTGGGCATAAAGCTGTCAATGGACGACTTTGGCACAGGGTATTCATCATTAAGTTACTTACGAGAATACCCTTTTGATGTGCTAAAAATTGACCGCAGCTTTATTACTGGTATAACAGATAACAAGGCAGACTGTAATTTAGTGAAAGCGGCCATAGCTATGTCACACAGCCTAGAAATAAAAGTAGTAGCTGAAGGGGTAGAAACCAAAGAGCAGCTAGATTTACTCAACGAGCTAAACTGCGATATTGCTCAGGGATTTTATTTAAGTAAGCCCTTGCCGGCCGCCAAGCTGCTCAATTTTTCATTGCGTTACTTAAAAGCACTTTAG
- a CDS encoding SIR2 family NAD-dependent protein deacylase, producing the protein MNTLYITGAGVSAASGIPTFRGEDGFWTIGSKNYTPMEMATRAMYENNPSEFLAWYYHRFATYRNHGPNEVHHWLSDKNLITQNIDGLDGKAGNKNYIAIHGRLDQMTLFHHQGDDVTPEATLWSNVDESNLHRSLLALFNIENHQPKLNHSLKPFVLLFDEYYTELYRITEAQSRMIAADKMVFMGTSFSVNITQMALEIARSYSIPIEIVDPDPAHVLHSNVSYKKMTALEYIQQQG; encoded by the coding sequence ATGAATACGTTATACATTACAGGAGCTGGTGTGAGTGCTGCTAGTGGTATTCCAACTTTTCGTGGTGAGGATGGCTTTTGGACTATTGGTAGTAAAAACTATACGCCAATGGAAATGGCGACACGTGCAATGTATGAAAATAACCCGAGTGAGTTTTTAGCTTGGTATTATCATCGTTTTGCAACTTATCGTAATCATGGTCCTAATGAAGTGCATCATTGGCTTAGTGATAAAAACTTAATTACCCAAAATATTGATGGGCTAGATGGTAAGGCGGGTAATAAAAATTACATTGCGATTCATGGTCGGCTTGATCAAATGACGCTGTTTCATCATCAGGGCGATGATGTCACACCAGAAGCTACGCTATGGAGTAATGTTGATGAGAGCAACTTACATCGCTCTCTACTTGCGTTATTCAATATTGAAAACCATCAGCCAAAGCTTAATCATTCTTTAAAGCCCTTTGTGTTGTTATTTGATGAATATTACACCGAGCTATACCGCATTACTGAAGCGCAATCGCGAATGATTGCGGCCGATAAAATGGTGTTTATGGGTACTTCGTTCAGCGTTAATATTACTCAAATGGCGCTCGAGATTGCGCGAAGTTACAGTATTCCTATTGAAATTGTTGACCCCGACCCTGCTCATGTATTGCACTCAAATGTAAGCTATAAAAAAATGACTGCGTTGGAGTACATACAGCAACAAGGTTAA
- a CDS encoding mechanosensitive ion channel family protein, giving the protein MKDKLIVFWQSHSETIITLGYKVVLALAILVASALIARSVKKAIKNSKSPLKKVDETLLPLLSSIAGYLVYIIAGLFILDIFGVNTASLIALMGAAGLAIGLALKNTLSNIAAGIMLLILRPFKIGDFVDASGTLGTVKEINLFTTIFKTTDGLYIASPNGKVWGGNIKNFTRNGKRRMDIVVGISYADSIDVGLNVLKELAESESRLLAEPAPKVMVTSIGESAVNIQLRAWAVNGDYWQTVWDLNKRVKEAIEGAGLSIPFPQRTLHISESMASALTVNTNPQ; this is encoded by the coding sequence ATGAAAGATAAACTTATTGTGTTTTGGCAGAGCCATTCAGAAACCATTATCACTTTGGGTTACAAAGTGGTGTTAGCGTTGGCTATTTTAGTTGCGAGTGCACTTATTGCGCGCTCGGTTAAAAAAGCGATTAAAAACTCTAAGTCGCCATTAAAAAAGGTAGACGAAACACTTCTGCCGCTGTTATCGAGCATTGCAGGGTATTTAGTTTACATAATTGCTGGGCTGTTTATTTTAGATATTTTTGGCGTTAATACGGCAAGCTTAATAGCGCTAATGGGCGCGGCGGGTTTAGCGATTGGTTTGGCGCTTAAAAACACCTTAAGTAATATTGCAGCCGGCATTATGTTATTAATACTTAGGCCATTTAAAATAGGCGATTTTGTAGATGCAAGCGGCACGCTTGGCACAGTAAAAGAAATAAACTTATTTACGACCATTTTTAAAACCACCGACGGCCTTTATATCGCATCGCCTAACGGTAAAGTATGGGGCGGCAACATTAAAAACTTTACCCGTAACGGTAAAAGGCGTATGGATATAGTGGTGGGAATTTCGTACGCCGACTCTATTGATGTAGGCTTAAATGTACTCAAAGAACTCGCCGAATCAGAAAGCCGACTACTCGCAGAGCCTGCACCTAAAGTAATGGTGACCTCAATAGGCGAAAGCGCAGTAAATATACAATTACGTGCTTGGGCTGTAAATGGCGATTACTGGCAAACTGTGTGGGATTTAAATAAACGCGTTAAAGAGGCCATAGAAGGCGCGGGGCTGAGTATTCCGTTTCCGCAGCGAACGCTGCATATATCTGAGTCGATGGCATCGGCCCTAACGGTTAATACCAATCCGCAATAA
- a CDS encoding DEAD/DEAH box helicase, giving the protein MSNFLGWEKVAEIIKDTLGFNERLNSTQKESVNAILDRIADTGVIIADEVGMGKTRIAVELIHAVKQAGGRAAIIVPTTLGFQWQKELNDREADLAPQHTVNSLWRFMSAWADCDKQEHWDKQSVILLSQNFANWRIGGNSHSSRWALLPEVYAQWRKAKNNRLPNGYNSHEDLKYMDAKYCARRIVEQTYYLSNNDPRKKILNCIIENFEWGVNSFGGDNFSAGSEYRDLLEKTVGLGLGSFDLVVIDEAHKSRGESSSLSRILNEIIIQNDNGRRLAMTATPVELNVEQWQQMLNRIELSESDQQPILKSVDNYAKAVAKLKLYWKVDEQSRLSFQRAARAFENSLKPYLLRRDKRQDPTIQKFHSVSNLPINEYRKHTQVEIKVEELSEQWKQIVCSVEGLSAASIMQDATSKRARLTLANGHGIAGIIDNSAYSSPQGDDDELENDLNNDDSKKLQRAHWWKKQITEVYASGDESLYQHPALLKVISEIENNLMLGQKALVFGKLTKPMRILVNLLNAREMLRRLDKNEFWPQTKIHISDKENDDSEVHAAKFASKQLGLNWSINEINDRLKRQYEKHANQVDQTKQHLIENIEHSISLLDTRCEQLFKAFKKSVEQACSEEHSVLTFMTRAIYELSDSSDFNLTSEEVAQGFIDLMGAVTAENEGDADGDGQLDEKEASKLWPCIEARVKEEYEHVRGGMARLMYGNTSAASRRMLQLGFNRKNSFPNVLVAQSVVGREGLNLHQACRFVYLLHPEWNPGVVEQQIGRVDRLGSRWEKEFSEQQEQGGELPFIEIKQVIFKGTYDEYNWQVLHARWDQLRSQLHGVVIPISERDDAFSHYYDELCLAAPDFTP; this is encoded by the coding sequence GTGAGTAATTTTTTAGGTTGGGAAAAGGTTGCTGAAATAATAAAAGATACTCTCGGATTCAATGAGCGTCTGAACTCAACCCAAAAAGAAAGTGTAAATGCGATACTAGATAGGATAGCTGACACGGGAGTAATTATTGCTGATGAAGTTGGCATGGGTAAAACACGAATAGCAGTTGAGCTTATCCATGCTGTTAAACAAGCAGGTGGTCGTGCAGCCATTATTGTGCCCACAACATTAGGATTCCAATGGCAAAAAGAGCTTAATGATCGCGAAGCAGATTTAGCGCCTCAGCACACAGTAAATAGTCTCTGGCGTTTTATGTCTGCTTGGGCTGATTGTGACAAGCAAGAGCATTGGGATAAACAGTCGGTTATTTTATTATCTCAAAATTTTGCGAATTGGCGTATTGGTGGTAATTCTCATTCAAGTCGTTGGGCACTGCTACCAGAAGTGTATGCACAGTGGCGAAAAGCTAAAAATAACAGGTTACCTAATGGTTACAATAGCCATGAAGACCTAAAATATATGGATGCTAAATATTGCGCACGTAGAATTGTTGAACAAACATATTACCTATCGAATAATGATCCTAGAAAGAAAATTTTAAATTGCATCATTGAAAACTTTGAATGGGGTGTAAATTCATTTGGCGGGGATAATTTTTCTGCTGGAAGTGAATACCGAGATTTGTTAGAAAAAACGGTAGGTTTAGGACTCGGTTCATTTGACTTAGTTGTTATAGATGAAGCACATAAAAGCCGAGGTGAAAGCAGTAGCTTAAGCCGAATTTTGAATGAAATTATTATTCAAAATGATAATGGTCGCCGGTTAGCTATGACGGCTACACCTGTTGAGTTAAATGTTGAGCAATGGCAACAAATGCTCAATAGAATTGAGTTATCCGAATCTGATCAGCAGCCTATTTTAAAGAGTGTTGATAACTATGCTAAAGCTGTTGCTAAACTCAAGTTATATTGGAAGGTCGATGAGCAATCTCGGTTGAGTTTTCAGCGGGCCGCTAGAGCGTTTGAAAACTCGTTAAAACCTTATTTATTAAGAAGAGATAAGCGACAAGACCCAACAATTCAAAAATTTCACTCTGTTTCAAATTTACCAATTAATGAATATAGGAAGCATACCCAGGTTGAAATTAAAGTAGAAGAACTATCAGAGCAGTGGAAGCAAATAGTGTGCTCTGTTGAAGGGCTATCTGCTGCTTCAATTATGCAAGATGCGACTTCAAAAAGAGCACGACTTACGCTAGCTAATGGTCACGGGATTGCTGGAATTATAGATAACTCAGCTTATTCATCCCCTCAAGGTGACGATGACGAGCTAGAAAATGATTTGAACAATGATGATAGTAAAAAGCTTCAACGGGCTCACTGGTGGAAAAAACAGATTACTGAGGTATATGCAAGTGGAGATGAATCGTTATATCAACATCCTGCATTATTAAAAGTTATTTCAGAAATTGAAAATAATTTAATGTTGGGTCAAAAAGCATTAGTGTTTGGTAAGTTGACCAAGCCTATGAGGATATTAGTTAATTTATTAAATGCAAGAGAAATGCTACGCAGGCTAGATAAAAACGAGTTTTGGCCTCAAACTAAAATTCATATCAGTGATAAAGAAAATGATGACTCTGAAGTGCATGCGGCCAAATTTGCGTCAAAGCAACTTGGTTTAAATTGGAGTATTAATGAAATAAATGATCGTTTAAAACGTCAATATGAAAAGCATGCAAACCAAGTGGACCAAACTAAACAACACCTGATTGAAAATATTGAACACTCAATCTCTTTATTGGATACACGTTGTGAACAGCTCTTCAAAGCATTTAAAAAATCTGTTGAACAAGCCTGCTCAGAGGAACATTCTGTTCTTACTTTTATGACTCGTGCTATTTATGAGTTATCAGATTCAAGCGATTTTAATTTAACATCTGAAGAGGTTGCTCAGGGTTTTATTGATCTAATGGGTGCAGTCACAGCAGAGAATGAAGGTGATGCCGATGGTGATGGTCAATTAGATGAAAAAGAAGCAAGCAAGCTTTGGCCCTGTATAGAAGCAAGGGTAAAAGAAGAGTATGAACATGTTAGAGGTGGCATGGCGCGCTTAATGTATGGGAATACATCAGCGGCAAGTCGTCGTATGTTACAGTTGGGTTTTAATCGTAAGAACAGTTTTCCTAATGTGTTAGTTGCACAGTCAGTAGTTGGACGAGAAGGGTTAAATTTACATCAAGCTTGTCGGTTCGTATATTTATTGCACCCAGAGTGGAATCCTGGCGTTGTTGAGCAACAAATAGGTCGTGTTGATAGGCTCGGATCTCGTTGGGAGAAAGAGTTTTCCGAGCAACAAGAGCAAGGAGGAGAGCTTCCGTTTATTGAAATTAAGCAGGTTATATTTAAGGGAACTTATGACGAATATAATTGGCAGGTATTGCATGCGCGCTGGGATCAACTTCGCTCACAATTACATGGAGTTGTCATCCCTATAAGTGAACGAGATGATGCGTTTTCACATTATTATGATGAATTATGCTTAGCTGCACCGGATTTTACTCCTTAA
- a CDS encoding WYL domain-containing protein, with the protein MNSHRHLLILELVPIAPSSISTQQLQKKLVECGFEFPIRMLQRDLQSLYEQGCFGLEKDTRSKPYGWSINAQWRGGSAKIMSCEVAEHYLLLEQLLPQSIPSDVKRSVHIKAEQALKRFNGDVPDWLATLPKPSLKVNIDSKLVAQIEHAIKHKRAVSAELYRVLYDEAHWLKFAELSFYSLVEQGGVLMAQFMVGSLHDKCYQMPVYRIRNVHILQKTRREPSAEQLKSLRSAINKGMKQEAIELVVKVPSHSVVNQGFIELGELTDKQHIDEKNVLLTYQTIDTEQLTDELFKCAHWLEVIKPERIRKRITTKLKAAASNYQ; encoded by the coding sequence ATGAATTCACATCGTCATTTATTGATTCTCGAGCTTGTGCCAATAGCGCCAAGCTCTATCTCGACTCAACAGCTACAGAAAAAGTTAGTTGAATGTGGCTTTGAGTTCCCCATTCGAATGCTCCAGCGAGACCTCCAATCACTTTACGAGCAAGGTTGTTTTGGCCTTGAAAAAGACACGCGCAGTAAACCGTATGGTTGGTCTATTAATGCACAGTGGCGAGGTGGTAGCGCTAAAATTATGAGCTGCGAAGTAGCTGAGCATTATTTGTTACTAGAGCAGTTATTACCGCAATCTATACCGAGCGATGTTAAACGCTCAGTTCATATTAAAGCAGAACAAGCGCTTAAGCGTTTTAATGGCGATGTGCCTGACTGGCTTGCAACCCTGCCTAAACCGTCGTTAAAAGTGAATATTGATAGCAAATTAGTTGCGCAAATTGAGCATGCGATTAAGCATAAGCGTGCTGTGAGCGCTGAGCTTTATAGAGTGCTTTACGATGAGGCGCACTGGTTAAAGTTTGCTGAATTAAGCTTTTATAGCTTAGTTGAGCAAGGTGGCGTGTTGATGGCGCAGTTTATGGTGGGGTCGCTTCACGATAAATGTTACCAGATGCCGGTTTATCGCATTCGCAATGTTCATATCCTGCAAAAAACACGACGTGAGCCAAGTGCTGAGCAGTTAAAGTCGTTACGCAGTGCGATTAATAAAGGTATGAAGCAAGAAGCGATTGAGTTAGTTGTGAAAGTACCCAGCCACTCGGTGGTTAATCAAGGGTTTATTGAGCTTGGAGAGCTGACTGACAAGCAACATATTGATGAAAAAAATGTATTACTTACCTATCAAACTATTGATACTGAACAATTAACCGATGAGCTATTTAAATGTGCTCATTGGCTGGAAGTTATTAAACCTGAGCGCATTAGAAAAAGAATTACCACAAAGCTTAAAGCGGCTGCTAGTAACTATCAATAA
- a CDS encoding cell division protein FtsZ, with translation MFQLIQQNDGLSIGVFGIGGCGCNTLNSIFEQRESEQAHLYSVNTDKVVLEHTQSDEAVLIGAELTHGYGAGADPKVGLQAAEESKEQLLTLINGCDIILCATGLGGGTGTGASPYIAELASEQGKPIIFVATLPFSSEGQFRNNIAQAGLNELKEHANAVITLPNDQLIEVLGNDIGLFDAFKHSNQILHSLIKSLIDMLCFQGLINVDLNDFAKIMDCQGDAVLGVGKCDEESELTTALDSALNNPLVNQVDMSSSTGVIIQVNCKDEISLGSYNLITDTVRQRVSPNALVICGVSKIENLAMNYELLIIATGASAKMIVEPFDNAPSSEVEQSPAARAKPQASDIFDIPAFIRNQAPAPCGK, from the coding sequence ATGTTTCAATTAATTCAGCAAAATGATGGTTTATCGATTGGTGTATTTGGCATTGGTGGGTGTGGCTGTAATACGCTTAACAGTATTTTTGAACAACGCGAGTCTGAGCAGGCGCACTTATACAGCGTTAATACCGACAAAGTAGTGCTTGAGCATACACAGAGTGATGAAGCAGTACTGATAGGTGCAGAGCTCACTCATGGGTATGGTGCAGGAGCCGACCCTAAAGTTGGGCTGCAAGCGGCAGAAGAGAGTAAAGAGCAGCTTTTAACGCTTATTAATGGCTGCGATATAATTTTGTGTGCAACAGGGTTGGGTGGCGGTACTGGGACTGGCGCTAGCCCGTATATTGCAGAGCTTGCTAGTGAGCAAGGTAAGCCCATTATATTTGTTGCTACACTGCCATTTAGTAGTGAAGGACAGTTTAGAAATAATATAGCGCAAGCAGGTTTAAATGAGCTTAAAGAGCATGCTAATGCGGTTATTACGCTCCCTAACGATCAACTTATTGAAGTGCTTGGTAACGATATAGGATTATTCGATGCGTTTAAGCACTCAAACCAAATACTCCACTCACTGATAAAATCACTCATCGATATGCTTTGTTTTCAAGGGCTTATAAATGTTGATTTAAACGATTTTGCTAAAATTATGGATTGCCAGGGTGATGCAGTCCTAGGTGTTGGTAAATGCGATGAAGAAAGCGAGCTTACTACTGCATTGGATAGTGCACTCAATAACCCACTTGTTAATCAAGTTGATATGTCATCAAGTACGGGTGTAATAATACAAGTAAATTGCAAAGATGAAATTTCACTCGGTAGTTATAACCTCATTACCGATACAGTGCGCCAGCGGGTCAGCCCAAACGCGTTAGTTATTTGTGGTGTTTCTAAAATTGAAAATTTAGCAATGAATTATGAACTGTTGATCATTGCAACCGGTGCAAGCGCTAAGATGATTGTTGAACCTTTCGATAATGCGCCTAGTAGCGAAGTCGAACAATCGCCAGCTGCAAGAGCTAAACCTCAAGCTTCTGATATTTTTGACATACCAGCGTTTATACGTAATCAAGCACCAGCTCCTTGTGGAAAATAA
- a CDS encoding TlpA disulfide reductase family protein, with amino-acid sequence MLSISLGPLVISISQLIIFLGLGIFWGLTYLLTRQHPLQKAILDTVFKAIVVGFLVSRLAFVFTMWDAYQGNWWQLFNISDGGFIGYYGWLSGIVVLAFYARGKKAVMKNYAIAGFVGFCSMIIPNFALSIYQTGVQLPQSVVQNIQGQQVNLQNFKGKPVVINFWASWCPPCRKEMPVLQAAQKNNPNITVAFVNQGEDLHTVKAFLDKQQLDLNHVFFDQSSNVSRESGAAGIPTTLFYNSQGELVTSHMGELSHASLGYYIQAISDNK; translated from the coding sequence ATGTTAAGTATTTCTCTTGGGCCTTTGGTTATTTCCATTTCACAGTTGATCATTTTTTTAGGGTTAGGCATTTTTTGGGGGCTTACCTATTTATTAACACGCCAACATCCATTACAAAAAGCGATTTTAGACACTGTTTTTAAAGCAATTGTGGTGGGCTTTTTAGTCTCGCGGTTAGCGTTTGTGTTTACTATGTGGGATGCCTATCAAGGTAACTGGTGGCAGCTTTTTAATATTAGCGATGGCGGCTTTATTGGTTATTATGGTTGGCTCAGCGGTATAGTGGTTTTAGCGTTTTATGCACGTGGTAAAAAAGCGGTAATGAAAAACTACGCTATTGCTGGGTTTGTTGGTTTTTGTTCAATGATTATTCCTAATTTTGCGCTGTCTATCTACCAAACGGGTGTGCAGTTACCGCAGTCTGTTGTGCAAAATATTCAAGGGCAGCAAGTTAACTTACAAAACTTCAAAGGTAAGCCGGTGGTGATTAACTTTTGGGCGTCGTGGTGTCCGCCGTGTCGAAAAGAAATGCCGGTACTGCAAGCGGCTCAAAAAAATAATCCAAATATTACGGTGGCATTTGTCAATCAAGGTGAAGACTTACACACGGTAAAAGCGTTCCTTGATAAACAGCAACTCGACCTAAATCATGTGTTTTTTGATCAAAGTAGTAATGTGAGTCGCGAATCAGGTGCTGCGGGCATACCAACTACTTTGTTTTATAATAGCCAAGGTGAGTTAGTTACCAGTCATATGGGAGAGCTTTCTCATGCGAGTTTAGGCTATTATATTCAAGCTATTAGTGATAATAAATAA
- a CDS encoding SDR family oxidoreductase, giving the protein MAKEKIVLITGASSGIGKATAKTLVNNGHKVILTARSEDKLNKLVDELGHENAFSVSADATAFNELENVVSKGVEKFGRLDVAFANAGMGVSSPGTENGDPNEWSAMVDLNIKALLWTAKLTLPHLRENQGHFILTSSAAGRRPIDGSIYGATKWFAHGFGQNLAEEMKPWHGRCTTIAPGMVNTPFFDEAKPDKLDPQDVADAVLFAIEANQRNSVREIYLMPTN; this is encoded by the coding sequence ATGGCGAAAGAAAAAATAGTCCTCATTACAGGTGCTTCGAGTGGTATAGGTAAAGCAACCGCCAAAACATTAGTTAATAATGGCCACAAAGTGATCTTAACCGCGCGCAGCGAAGATAAACTCAATAAACTAGTTGACGAGTTAGGCCATGAAAATGCATTTAGCGTTTCAGCCGATGCCACTGCATTTAATGAGCTTGAGAATGTAGTGAGTAAAGGCGTTGAAAAATTTGGCCGATTAGACGTAGCATTCGCTAACGCAGGCATGGGTGTATCATCACCTGGAACCGAGAATGGCGACCCCAATGAGTGGTCAGCCATGGTTGACCTTAATATTAAAGCATTGCTTTGGACTGCTAAACTCACTTTGCCTCATTTACGTGAAAACCAAGGACATTTTATTTTAACCAGCTCTGCAGCAGGGCGAAGACCCATTGACGGCTCTATTTATGGTGCGACTAAATGGTTTGCCCATGGCTTTGGTCAAAACCTTGCAGAAGAAATGAAACCTTGGCATGGCCGATGTACAACCATAGCCCCAGGCATGGTGAATACACCATTTTTTGATGAAGCAAAACCAGATAAGCTCGACCCTCAAGACGTGGCCGATGCCGTTTTGTTTGCCATTGAAGCTAATCAGCGTAATAGCGTGCGCGAAATCTATTTAATGCCCACCAACTAA